DNA from Helcococcus ovis:
TAAAATCTCCAGATTGCTTAACTGAAACATCAAGACCAGCATAAGCAACTAACTGACTTGCTTTTTCGAATCTTGAAATATCACCAATTTCGGAATAAATTGCAGCTCCAAGAACTTTTCCAACACCTGTAATGCTAGTGATTACTGGGCAAAGTTCATTAAGCATGAAAGAAATTTCTTCTTCAATTTCATAAATTTGATCTTCTAAAAATGAAATTTGGTTAATGATTTGTTTGATCTGAAAAGAAAAAGATTTTTTAGCAAATTTAATTCCAAAGGAGTTTGAAGCTGTAGATTGAATTTCTTGTGCTTTTTTTAGACCAAAACGCCCTTTACTACATTTAGAAAGAAGATTTGCTAATTCTTGTGCAGAAATGTTAATTAAATCTTCAGGTAAAGGATATTTGGATAATAGCTCTTTTGAAGCAACACCATAGATATTAGAAAAAAGTGTTGAGTATTCTGGAAAAACTTGGTCAAGAATAGCGACTAGTTTTCTTTTCCAATCAGAGCATTCATCAACTAAAGCAAATCTGTATCTAGAAAGATTTCTTAGTGCAAAAGCATCTTCATCAGAAAAATTTGAGATTGAGTATTCACCAAATCTCATGATTTGAGCGATGACAAAAGAGTCAATAGCATCATTTTTGGTTTGTCTTATGTACATTTTTCTGAAAGCTTCTGATTGAATTGGATTTATGACGATACAATTAAATCCAAGCTCTAGAAGAAAAGAATAAAGACTAAGCCAATAGTGACCAGTTGCTTCCATTCCAATAATGCAATTGTTAATATCAAGATTAAAATAATCAAGAAAATCCCTAAACTTTTCTAAACCTTTAATAGTATTAGAAAAAGATATACTTTTAGATAAGGATTTTCCGGAAGAGTCAATAATAGAAGCTTCGTGGTTTTTCTTTGCGATATCAATACCAATGTAAAACATAAAATCACCTAGTTTCAAAAAATTTAGATAGAGAAAGAACCCTCTAGAACTTTACGACAATGCAACCTCGTTAGACATACAGCAACGAATGTGCTATCCAGCTCATACGCATAAAGACGTAAAGAAGAGGCGTAACCCTTAATAAGGAAGACAAAAGCTTCAAGGAGAAAAACTACGACCTCTATCTATACAACTATTATCTCATAAAGAATATGAGATGAAAATAAAATATGTAGTTTTAACTACAACATTATTATACGAGGAGTATTATATGAAAATTTTTATCATATTATTATGTTTGCTTGCAATTGGATACAATTTTTATAATAAATCAAAAAATTTAATTTGCCAAAAATTATCTCCTGTAATTTATTTTCTTTTTACTTTGATCTTATTTTTAGGTTTAACTATATGGAGAATATATGACAATACTTTTTTGGGGTTAATAATCGTACTACTTTTTTCAATACTATTTATATCTAATTTTTATTCCATTGGAATAAGTAATAAGCATTTTTGTGTTTTTTTACCAAAATTATTTTTAGTTTTTAAAATACCATTCAACAAAGTCAAAAACATTACAATAGTAAATGAAAATAATAAATTAAAAATAATAATTGAAGCATATGGGGATAAATTTATTCAAATATATGATTTAAATTATGAAAAAAAATTTTTTGAAATTATAAACAATAATTCAAATATTAAAATTTTAAATTAATTCAGCTTAAAAGAAGAACAAATGTAATTGGAATATTTCCAAATACAAATTCGCTAATTAGATTAATGGGAAGTATATTAATTGAGGAATACGATAAATGGTCAGAAAAGAAATATAGAAATTACTATATGCCATCAATTATTGAACTAAGAAAAAAAACAAACTGAGCTAGAAAATTTAGCGAAAAAACAAGAATCAGTATAAAGGAGCGGAGCAAGTGTCAAAAGACAGTACGCTGGGCGAAGCCTAGGCAGCTCTTGACACTTGCTCACGGAAAACCCCTTTATGAGAAGAAAGTGCGTGAACTTTCTTTGCCTTCCAGCGAGGGCGAGTTCGGGCAGAGCCTGTAAAATTAATATTTAAAATTCGATTATTAACATTATAGATTTTACATCACTTTTAAGGCTTTACCATTTTTCTTACCTGTACACAAAAATTCGAGGTATTTTACACGATTTTCTAAAAAATTTTTACCTGTATAACTATTTTACATGATTTCACAAAAAAATCCCCCATAATCCCCATAAAAAGATAATTTTGATTATATACATAAATTCTTATGTAAATGTCAATCTAAAAATTTTCCTCAATTTATGGATTATTTTTAGATTAGTATATACATCCTAATATATAATAAAAAATCAAAAACTTCTTCGTAGCCACCTCCGCAGGATAAAATCCGAGGACTAGTGGCGTAAGAAGAAGTTTTGCATTTTTTAATTAAATTTAAACTCAATCACATTCATAAATTCTTCATCTTTTCTTAAGATGTAATTTGGTAAAAAGTCTTTATTTATAAAATCCGGTTCGTATTGTGCTTCGAAACAAATTCCTTGATGATTAAAGGATTTTGAGCCAATCATATTAATGTTATTTCCTATTGCATTTCCAGAATATACTACTACTGAAGGATATGATGTGTATACTTCCATGGAAATATTTTGAGATTTATTTTTTAAGGTAACATATGGAAGATTTCCATTTAATATAAATGTATGGTCATATCCACCAAATTTCAATGTTTGTACATGGGTTAAATTATCTAAAATACTTAAGGATTTTGGTGTTAATAAATCAAAGTCTGTGTTTTTTGCATCTTCTATTGAAATTGGTACACAATTATCAGCAGCAGCTAAGAATTTATCTGAATTTATTCGTAATTCATGATTTTTTATACTCTTGGTTTTATCTGCATTTAAATTGAAATATGCATGATTTGTGATATTTACTATTGTATCCTTATCTGATACTGCAAATATTTCTATTCTAAGTGTTGCATTGACTATAATGTATTTTACTTTTATATCAATATTTCCGGGATATCCAGAGTCTCCATCATTAAGTTTTGTTTTTAAGATAATGTATGGATTTACATCTTTTTCGCTAATTTCTACTAAATCCCAATACTTTTTAGTTAAATTAATATAGCCACCATGAATGCTGTAATCATTCTCATTATTGTCTAATTGATATATTTTTCCATTAAGTTCAAATTTTGCATTTGAAATTCTTCCTGCAACTCTACCAACCATAGCTCCTAAACATATTGGATTTTCAATATATTGCTCTATATTTTCATAGCTTAAAACACAATTTACATTTTTATATTGTAATTCGTAAATACTCGCTCCAATATTTAAAACTGTTAATTTTAGTCTGTCATTTTTTATAGTATATTTTTTTATATCTGACATAATATCTCCTATGTAAAAATCCAGAAAAGGTCAAGCCTAATCTGGATCATAATTATAATTTTACTCTTTCAAATTCTACATTTTCTTCATCAATATTCATCACAACATATGATTCATATTCTCCACCTCTATCATATCCTGCTGAACCCGGATTTATAATTGTTATTCCATCTATAACTTCATTATTAAATATATGAGTATGCCCATACATTACTATATCCGCTTCACATTCTTTTGCTTTATATATCAAATGTGTATTTCCAAAATAAACTTTTTCAAGATGGCCATGAGTTAAAAGAATTCTATGACCTTTTAATCTTATTAAATTATGATAAGGAACATATATTGCATTATAATCGTTATTACCTCTAACCATTTCAACAGGTATATCTGTATGATTTTTAATATATATCGCATCATCGACCATATCACCCAAATGAATTATTAGTTCAGCATCTTTATGTTTATCAAGTTCACTTATAAACGCATCTACTCTATAATGAGTATCCGAAACAATTAAAACTTTCATATCATGCTTCCAATTCTTCAAGGATAAATTTAAGATTCTCAATAGCTCGTCTTCTGTGATTTATAGATGTTCTCTCCTCATCACTCATTTGTGCTAAAGTTCTATTGAAATCTTTTACAATGAATATTGGATTATATCCAAATTTATTATCCCCTCTTTTTTCAGGAGAAATGAATCCATCTAATTTACCCTCAACATAGTGAACTTTTCCATCTCTTGTTATTAAACAAATGATTGTCATGAAATATGCTCTTCTGTCATTTAAATTTTCCAAATGACTTAATTCTTTAAGCATTTTTTCATTATTATCATCATAAGTTGCATTTTCACCTGCAAATCTTGCTGTAAAAACTCCCGGCTTGCCACCTAAAGCTTCTACAAATAATCCTGTATCATCAGCTATTACATTTTCATGAGTTAAATCAAATAAAGCCTTTGCTTTGATATAAGCATTTTCTCTTAAAGTTTTCCCTGTTTCTTCAACATCAAAATCTTCTAAATCAAGGTCTGACTTCAAAAGAAGTTCATGATTGTGTCCGATT
Protein-coding regions in this window:
- a CDS encoding IS110 family RNA-guided transposase codes for the protein MFYIGIDIAKKNHEASIIDSSGKSLSKSISFSNTIKGLEKFRDFLDYFNLDINNCIIGMEATGHYWLSLYSFLLELGFNCIVINPIQSEAFRKMYIRQTKNDAIDSFVIAQIMRFGEYSISNFSDEDAFALRNLSRYRFALVDECSDWKRKLVAILDQVFPEYSTLFSNIYGVASKELLSKYPLPEDLINISAQELANLLSKCSKGRFGLKKAQEIQSTASNSFGIKFAKKSFSFQIKQIINQISFLEDQIYEIEEEISFMLNELCPVITSITGVGKVLGAAIYSEIGDISRFEKASQLVAYAGLDVSVKQSGDFNASNTKISKRGSPYLRRAIWLSATVAAFRDPALSKYYQGMRDRGKAHGTAIGAVARKLTNIIFAVLRDNKLYTPNI
- a CDS encoding transposase translates to MQLKRRTNVIGIFPNTNSLIRLMGSILIEEYDKWSEKKYRNYYMPSIIELRKKTN
- a CDS encoding aldose epimerase family protein, with amino-acid sequence MSDIKKYTIKNDRLKLTVLNIGASIYELQYKNVNCVLSYENIEQYIENPICLGAMVGRVAGRISNAKFELNGKIYQLDNNENDYSIHGGYINLTKKYWDLVEISEKDVNPYIILKTKLNDGDSGYPGNIDIKVKYIIVNATLRIEIFAVSDKDTIVNITNHAYFNLNADKTKSIKNHELRINSDKFLAAADNCVPISIEDAKNTDFDLLTPKSLSILDNLTHVQTLKFGGYDHTFILNGNLPYVTLKNKSQNISMEVYTSYPSVVVYSGNAIGNNINMIGSKSFNHQGICFEAQYEPDFINKDFLPNYILRKDEEFMNVIEFKFN
- a CDS encoding metallophosphoesterase family protein — translated: MKVLIVSDTHYRVDAFISELDKHKDAELIIHLGDMVDDAIYIKNHTDIPVEMVRGNNDYNAIYVPYHNLIRLKGHRILLTHGHLEKVYFGNTHLIYKAKECEADIVMYGHTHIFNNEVIDGITIINPGSAGYDRGGEYESYVVMNIDEENVEFERVKL
- the rdgB gene encoding RdgB/HAM1 family non-canonical purine NTP pyrophosphatase, which produces MRLILSSSNKDKIKEIKKIIGHNHELLLKSDLDLEDFDVEETGKTLRENAYIKAKALFDLTHENVIADDTGLFVEALGGKPGVFTARFAGENATYDDNNEKMLKELSHLENLNDRRAYFMTIICLITRDGKVHYVEGKLDGFISPEKRGDNKFGYNPIFIVKDFNRTLAQMSDEERTSINHRRRAIENLKFILEELEA